The genomic interval GCTCCGCATCGGCCACCGGACCGATACGAGGCGCACCCGCCTTCTTCGCCGGATCCGCCGCGGCCGTCCGCCCGCGGGACCCCGACCGGTAGCGCCCCAGCGTTCGCCGGGAAGGCGTCGTCTCGCGGGCGCTCGGCTGGCTCTCTGCGGCTTTCGGCTCGGGCTTCGGCGCCGACGCCGCAGGCTCCCTCTTTGCCGTCGCCTCCTCGCGCCTCGGCTCCGGGCCACGCGGTTCCCGCGCCTTCGGCTGCCCGCGGCGCTCGGCAGTCGGGCCGCCTCGCTGCTCCGGCCGCCGCCGATCCGCCCGGCCTTTCGCGGCCGCTTTCTCACCCCGCGGGCCGGACGGGTCCTTACCGCCGCGGTCGGCCCGAGGCGTCTCCGCCTTCCGCCGCGGAGCCGGCTTCTTTGGCTGACGCGGCGTGTCCGCACTGTCCGCCGGGGACGATGGTGCACGTCGGGGCGCGGATTGGCTCCGGGGCGCGGATTGGCTCCGGGGCGCGGGCTTGCTCCGCGACGCCGGCTTGCTCGGAGACGACGCCTCGGTGCGGGGCGCCGGTTCGCTCGGCGGCGCCGACTCGCCTCGGGCCGCCGGCCCTCGCCGAAAGCGGCCGAGCGTCTTGCGCGCCGCTCTGGCCGCGGCGGACAGCGGAGACCGCCCACCCGCCTCCTCCTGGCTCCCGGCTGGCGCCGACTCGGCCTTGCGTGCAGGGGCGGCCGGTGCGTCCGCCACGGTCAGATAGTGATTGCCGTCTTCATGCCGGGACATCCGGACGATGCCCGCCTCGTGCGCTGCCCGCAGGAACAGGCTGAACTTGCTGAAGCCGAAGCTGCCTTCATCGAAGGCGGCGTCGTACTGCAGGAGCTTCCGCTTCGCCATGGAATCGCGGACCGGAGCGCCGTCGCGCGAGAGTTCGGCTACCGCGCGCCTCAGCGCGTCGTAGGCCCCTTCAACGGCCGCTGCCGGAGAGGTCGTTGTCTTCGCCGACGGCTTTCGGGCCTTCGCGGGCGTGCGCGCTTCCGAGGCTTCCGGGGCGGACGCGCGACCGCGGCCGGAGCCTCCGCGGCGGCCGCGGCGGCCGCGGCTCCTGGCTGGCGCCGTCTCTCCCCTGGAGGATACGGCGTCGGCTGCCGCCGCCGATGCCGACGCCGTGCCGGACGGCAGGCCGATGTCGTATTGGCCGTTTTCCCGCTTCTGCAGCACGATTCGATCGCGCTTGGCCGCCTCGCCCAGAAATCGATTGAACCGGGAGAAACCGGCGGTCTTCTCGTCGAAGCCCGGGTCCATCTCCAGCATCACCTGCTTCAGGCGATCCGAGCGCATGACATCGCCGCGCTCGGCCATGCGCGCCACGGCCCTGCTCGTCAATTCCCACGGATCGTGCTTCTCCGTCTGGATTTCGTCGGCCGATCTGAGCCCGGACAGGCGGTTGTAGCTGTAGTACTCGTCGCAGTTCTGGACGAGGATGTCGGAAGTGGACTCCTGGAGCCCCACGCCGATCACATACTTCCCGTACTCCTTCAGTTTCAGCACGAGGCTCGAAAAGTCGGAGTCGCCCGAGAGGAGGATGAAGGTCCCGATCTCCGGGCGCGTGAACACCAGTTCGAGCGCGTCGATCGCGAGCCGGATATCGGTAGCGTTCTTCTTCGACGACCCGTAGGCGGGCGCGAAGATGAGATCGACCGAGGATTCGGAGAGCGGCACGATATACTGGGGATAGCGTCGCCAGTCGGCGTACGCCCGCTGGACGGCCACCTTGCCGCGAATGATGTCCGAATCGAGGAAGTTTCGGAGTTCCTGTCCCAGGTTGGACCGGATCCCCATGGTCACGTTGTCAAAATCGATGAGAAGCGCCGCGGCGTCTGCCATATCGGCGGAGGGGCGCCGGTGAGGCGCCCGCGTGTACATGTCGTTCATGTCCTCTTGTTCCGTTCGTTGCCGCGAACGGCCCGGTGAGGCCCCTCTGCCTCGCCCCCGGTGGCGGGGGGGATGGTGAGAGGGGTCTACGAACCGCCGTTCGCGTTCTCGCCGGTCCGGTCGCGGGCCGCTTTGCCCGGCGACCGCCGCGGCGATCTGGTCTATTCGGCCTCGGCGCGTACGATGCGGGCCAGGTTCACGCGGCGCGCCTGTACGCTGGAGGCCTCCGGAAGCTCATCCAGAAAGTGAATGAGATCCGGCACTCTGTGCTCTGCCAGAGATTCGTGGCAGAAATCGCGGATTTCGTCGGCCGTGATCAGGGCCCCTTCGGCAGTGATCACGCAGGCACAGACGAGTTCGCCCAGCACGTCGTTGGGGATCCCGAGAACCACCGCTTCTTCCACCGCCGGGTGGGATCGGAGCTGCGCTTCGATTTCTGCGGGGTGGACGCTGTTACCGCCCCGCAGAATCACGTCGCTCAAGCGACCGACGATATGCAGGTAACCCTCGGGGTCGACCATCGCAAGGTCGCCGGTCTTCAGGAAGCCGTCTTCCGTCATGGTTTTTCGGGTCTGGCCAGGTTGACGGAAGTACCCGCGCATCACGTTGAAGCCACGCACGGCGAGTTCGCCCACGGACTCGTTGGGGAGTTCCCCGCCGGCCTCGTCAAGCACCTTGAGTTCGACTCCATCGAGCGGGCGACCCACGGTGTGGGCCCGCTTCGACTCGGGATCCGACCGGGTCGTGATCGAGACCGTGGGGGAGGTCTCTGTGAGGCCGTAGGCGCTCTCGAGTTCGGGGATCAGGCGACGCCGCACCTCGCGCACCAGGGCGTCGCCGACCGGGGCGCCCGCGATGACGCCGGTATGCAGCGAGTCGGGCCGGGGCCCACCCTGTTCCAGCGCCCGCAACAGCATCACGAACATGGTCGGGACGCCGTGAACGACGGTGGCCTCGTGCTCCCGCGCGAGCGCGAGCGCACCGGTTGCGTCGAAGGTCTCCTGCAGCACCAGCGCCCCTCCCGTGCCGAGCGTCGTGAGCAGGGCGATGAGCCCGAAGATGTTCGGCAGCGGGACGATGCAGAGCGTTCGGTCGTCGCCTTCCAATTCCAGCCGGGCAGCCGTCGCGAGAGCCGTCCGCACCAGGTTGTCGTGCGTGAGGACCACTCCCTTCGGGGCCCCCGTAGTCCCGGGCGTGTACAGAATCGCGCAGGGATCCCGGCGCAAGTCCACCTCCGCCGGAGGGACTTCCCGACCGCGGCCGCTCGCGACGAGGTCTTCGAACTGGAAGATCCGGTCGTCGTACCAGAGGTCCTCATCTCCGACCGTCACCACGTACTGAAGGTCGGGCAACCGCGTGAGGAGGTTCTCGAAACGCTGGAGATAGTCCACACCGTTCCAGTTCTCCGCCGTGATCGCGACGGCCGCCTCGGAATTCCGCAACGTGAAGCGCAGCTCGCGCGGCGAACAGTTCGGACCGATGGGCACGAGGACGGCGCCCGCTTCCGCGACCGCGAGGGCGGAGACCACGAATTCGGGCCAGTTGGGGAGCTGGACCGCGACGCGGTCCCCGGGCTCGACCCCCAGGTTGTGAAGCCCCACGGCGAGGGCGCGCGCCTGCGCGGCGACGCGGGAATAGCTCCACGACCCGCCCTCCGCCCATATGCAGGGCGCTTGCGGGCTCAACTCCGCGTGCCGGGTGAAGAGGCCGGCGACGCTGAGCGTGGAGGTCGGTGACGGTTCGGCTGGGATCACTTCCGATAATCTCAACCCCCCGCGGCCGGCCGTAAAGCCGTCGCGAAAGGTTGTCCGAGGTCTTCGTCGCCGAGACCGAAGCTGTGCCGTCCATCCGCGTCGGTGGCCACTTCGCCGAGCCGCGCGAGGAATACGCAGCGGATCCGGTCCAGACGTGCCTTCTTGTCCTTCGACATCGCGTCCCGAATCTCGGTTGGCTCGCGGTCGGTCTCCCAGTCGCCGCCCAGCCCGCACGCTTCCAGCAGCCCGGCGAGCCGTTCCGATGTCCCGCGCTCGGTGATCCCGAGCTGTTCTCCGAGACGCGATTCGACGCGCATGCCCGCGGCGACGGCCTCGCCATGGAGGAGCTTGTAGCCCTCGAGTGCTTCCAGCGCGTGGCCGACAGTGTGTCCGAAATTCAGGATCTCGCGGCGGCCGTGCTCCAGCGGGTCATCGCCGACCACCGCCGCCTTGTGCCGCACGACGCGCTCGATGAGTTCCGACGATGCCTCCGGATCGCCGCTCGACAGCGCCGAAGCCTCGCGCACCATCCAGTCCCAGAGTCTGACATCGAGAATCGCCGCCGTCTTCACGGCCTCCGCCAGCCCGGCGCAGCGCTGGTGCCGCGGCAGCGTTTCCAGCACGGCGGGATCGATGAGCACGGCCGACGGGTGATGGAAAGCCCCGATCAGGTTCTTGCCCGCCTCGGTGTCGACCCCCGTCTTCCCTCCCACGGAACTGTCCAGCATGGCCAGAAGCGTGGTGGGAATCTGGATGACGGGAACGCCGCGCATGTACGTGGCCGCGACGAAACCGGCCAGATCGCCCGCAACCCCGCCTCCGAGCGCGACGACGGCCGAATCGCGGCCGAACCGCGCGTGAAGCATGCGATCGCTCAGCACGGCCCACTGCTCCCGGCTCTTGTTCCACTCGCCCGCCGGAAACGGCAACAGGTCGGCGGCGAGACCGGCATCCTCCAGGCAGGAGACGACCCCGGCACCATAGAGCCGCGCGACCTGCGAATCCGCGATCACTGCGTATCGGTGCGCCGGCGCGTACGCCCGGCAGACCGACGCCGCGTCGCGGAGCAGGCCCGGTTCGATGTGAATCGGGTAGCCCCCATCTCCAGCGGCCCTGACCTCCAGAGTCCTGCGGCTCATGAGCCCCCATCGGAAGCGTCCGTTAAGCGTAGCTTCGTGACGGCGACACCCTCCGGGTCGACAGCATCCGCCAACTCGGCGATCGAGCGCCCGAGCGCGGGATGTCGCCAGGCGCCGGCGATTTCCGCGAGCGGCAGGAGAACGAAGGCTCGCTCCGCGAGCGCGCCGTGCGGAATCGCGAGGTGCGGCATCTCGATCACTTCGTTCGCGTACAGAAGGATATCGAGATCGAGGGGGCGAGGGGAGAACCTCGGCGCCTTCAGGTCGCGACCCGCCCGCGACTCGAGGTCCTTGAGCGAGACGAGCAGCGCGCGGGGCCCGAGACGGGTCCGGCCGACGCAGCAGGCATTCAGGTAGGCGGGTTGGTCCAGACCGTATGCTGGCGCGGTCTCATAGACCCTCGAGAACCGGGGCTCGACCAGCCCCGCCTTCGCCAAACGCCGCGCGGCGGCGCGCAGATGGTCGATGCGAGAGCCCAGATTCGAGCCCATCCCGAGGGCCACGGCCCGCAGCGCGGAGTCACTGCCGGAAGATGGACGGCCGAGCCCCGTCAAGGCGCGCCGGACGTCCGGAGTGCTAGCGACTCTCCGGAAGGGTCGGGACGATGCTGTTCCCCGGGTTCGTGATACCCGGCTCATCGAGCGTGGTGTCTTCCGTCGAATCGACGGACGGAACCGTGGGCCCGACGTTGAGGTCCAAACACCCGGTCACGGAAGCGCCGGCCAAACCGATCAGGACCGCGCATGTCGCCAGGAAGTGCGTGGCTCTCAGTCTCATGTATGCCTCTGTACTCTTGCTCGAAACCATATCTACCACCGGAAGCTAGTGCGGCGGGCGACCGCCACACAACGAGGAAACGTCCGAAGTCCCCCGTTTCTGACACATCGGGTCCCGGATGCGCGGAGGCCACCGGGACGAACCCGGTGGCCTCCGCCGCCAACCCGAAGGCGCCCGCAGGCACCCCCGCGCGAAATCCTCCGCAGAGGAAGTGCTAACGAACGACGAGATCGGCGTTTGCCGCTCGACTCTCGGCCGCGAGACTCCTCTGCAGACGCTCCAGCGAGAACGCCGCACGCTGCAGCGCAGCGTCGAGACTGCCCGGCACGATCGATGGCGGTATGGGGTTGCCGGCCGAACTCGCCTCTCCCCCGCCGAACGTGTAGATGTCGCGCTGCAGGACCTCAAGATCCGCTGCCGGGATCGGCAATTGCAACGCACTCCCCGCCGGCATGATGTCGTTACGACGCCCATGCCAGAATTCGAGTCCGCCGAACACGTTGAACACATTCTCGAAGTGCTCGAACCACATCGCATCGCGCAGGTTGCCGCAGCGCCCCTGCACATCGTACCGCTTGCGGGGCGTACACTCGCCGTTCGCGTTCGACGGCACCGCGTCGGTAGGGTTCGACGGCGCCGGAGGCAGTCCGGCCTCCATGCGCGTCTTGTTAACGATATCCGCCGCGGCTCCGAAGTTGCCCATGCGGTAGTGCGCCTCGGCGACGTAGGCGTCCATCTCCTGGTGCGTCATGGACTCCATCTCTCCGAACTCACACCGGCTGCAACTCAGCGTGTAGTCGTCGTAGCGCGAGTCGCCGTAGTGCGACTGCCGGTACGTCCCGCGCTCCGGCCGGAAGATGATTGTGGCGTTGTACCGGTGGCGTGGACCGTACGAGGCCGCCGAGGGACTCACGGGCTCCCCGAGCGTACCGTGCTCGTTGACCGCCGGGAACCGCTTGTCGTCCCCGAAGGTCATCTCGCGCGCCGTCCGCTGTTCCGTGGGGAACGTCAGCCAGTCCTGGTACTGGCCGCTCTGGTCCGCCAGGCCGACCCAGTCCATGTGCATGCGGTGCCAGGTCC from Candidatus Palauibacter australiensis carries:
- a CDS encoding NYN domain-containing protein, whose translation is MNDMYTRAPHRRPSADMADAAALLIDFDNVTMGIRSNLGQELRNFLDSDIIRGKVAVQRAYADWRRYPQYIVPLSESSVDLIFAPAYGSSKKNATDIRLAIDALELVFTRPEIGTFILLSGDSDFSSLVLKLKEYGKYVIGVGLQESTSDILVQNCDEYYSYNRLSGLRSADEIQTEKHDPWELTSRAVARMAERGDVMRSDRLKQVMLEMDPGFDEKTAGFSRFNRFLGEAAKRDRIVLQKRENGQYDIGLPSGTASASAAAADAVSSRGETAPARSRGRRGRRGGSGRGRASAPEASEARTPAKARKPSAKTTTSPAAAVEGAYDALRRAVAELSRDGAPVRDSMAKRKLLQYDAAFDEGSFGFSKFSLFLRAAHEAGIVRMSRHEDGNHYLTVADAPAAPARKAESAPAGSQEEAGGRSPLSAAARAARKTLGRFRRGPAARGESAPPSEPAPRTEASSPSKPASRSKPAPRSQSAPRSQSAPRRAPSSPADSADTPRQPKKPAPRRKAETPRADRGGKDPSGPRGEKAAAKGRADRRRPEQRGGPTAERRGQPKAREPRGPEPRREEATAKREPAASAPKPEPKAAESQPSARETTPSRRTLGRYRSGSRGRTAAADPAKKAGAPRIGPVADAEPATEKKKADSKRADVPTRDKPAARKSGRAGKSTRGTAQPAAKPAGGPVGHMVRNYAGVGKRTAEVLVDHFGDRVFEVIDSEPARLTEVLSEGRARVVREARRAELEG
- a CDS encoding class I adenylate-forming enzyme family protein, whose translation is MIPAEPSPTSTLSVAGLFTRHAELSPQAPCIWAEGGSWSYSRVAAQARALAVGLHNLGVEPGDRVAVQLPNWPEFVVSALAVAEAGAVLVPIGPNCSPRELRFTLRNSEAAVAITAENWNGVDYLQRFENLLTRLPDLQYVVTVGDEDLWYDDRIFQFEDLVASGRGREVPPAEVDLRRDPCAILYTPGTTGAPKGVVLTHDNLVRTALATAARLELEGDDRTLCIVPLPNIFGLIALLTTLGTGGALVLQETFDATGALALAREHEATVVHGVPTMFVMLLRALEQGGPRPDSLHTGVIAGAPVGDALVREVRRRLIPELESAYGLTETSPTVSITTRSDPESKRAHTVGRPLDGVELKVLDEAGGELPNESVGELAVRGFNVMRGYFRQPGQTRKTMTEDGFLKTGDLAMVDPEGYLHIVGRLSDVILRGGNSVHPAEIEAQLRSHPAVEEAVVLGIPNDVLGELVCACVITAEGALITADEIRDFCHESLAEHRVPDLIHFLDELPEASSVQARRVNLARIVRAEAE
- the aroB gene encoding 3-dehydroquinate synthase; translation: MSRRTLEVRAAGDGGYPIHIEPGLLRDAASVCRAYAPAHRYAVIADSQVARLYGAGVVSCLEDAGLAADLLPFPAGEWNKSREQWAVLSDRMLHARFGRDSAVVALGGGVAGDLAGFVAATYMRGVPVIQIPTTLLAMLDSSVGGKTGVDTEAGKNLIGAFHHPSAVLIDPAVLETLPRHQRCAGLAEAVKTAAILDVRLWDWMVREASALSSGDPEASSELIERVVRHKAAVVGDDPLEHGRREILNFGHTVGHALEALEGYKLLHGEAVAAGMRVESRLGEQLGITERGTSERLAGLLEACGLGGDWETDREPTEIRDAMSKDKKARLDRIRCVFLARLGEVATDADGRHSFGLGDEDLGQPFATALRPAAGG
- the folK gene encoding 2-amino-4-hydroxy-6-hydroxymethyldihydropteridine diphosphokinase yields the protein MTGLGRPSSGSDSALRAVALGMGSNLGSRIDHLRAAARRLAKAGLVEPRFSRVYETAPAYGLDQPAYLNACCVGRTRLGPRALLVSLKDLESRAGRDLKAPRFSPRPLDLDILLYANEVIEMPHLAIPHGALAERAFVLLPLAEIAGAWRHPALGRSIAELADAVDPEGVAVTKLRLTDASDGGS